A single genomic interval of Oryzias latipes chromosome 3, ASM223467v1 harbors:
- the pcnp gene encoding PEST proteolytic signal-containing nuclear protein yields MADSKQNRRSYTDDGGPQEEGDRVKTKPVSCSTVGGDGAAYKRTSQHLSAEEEDESSEDPPAPRKVSKLGFSMSSQAATKSNAISIKLGATKPKEPVPSLPPKKPALASVFNDSDDSEPEEMPPEAKMRMKNIGRETPTSAGPNSFNKGKQGFSDHQKLWERKIKAQGDKL; encoded by the exons ATGGCGGATAGCAAGCAAAACAGGAGAAGTTACACCGACGACGGAG GGCCGCAGGAGGAGGGAGACAGAGTGAAAACTAAGCCTGTCTCTTGTAGTACTGTGGGAGGCGATGGGGCCGCTTACAAACGTACATCCCAGCACCTCTCTGCTGAAGAGGAGGACGAGTCTTCAGAAGACCCGCCGGCACCTCGCAAAGTCTCCAAATTGGGCTTTAGCATGAGCAGCCAGGCGGCAACCAAATCAAACGCCATATCTATCAAACTTGGAGCAACG aaGCCCAAAGAGCCTGTCCCATCACTTCCACCAAAGAAGCCAGCATTGGCATCTGTTTTTAACGACAGCGACGAT AGTGAACCAGAAGAGATGCCCCCAGAAGCAAAAATGAGGATGAAGAACATTGGGAG ggagACACCAACATCTGCAGGACCTAATTCCTTCAACAAGGGCAAGCAGGGCTTCTCTGATCATCAAAAACTTTGGGAGCGAAAGATAAAAGCTCAAGGAGACAAACTGTAA
- the stk16 gene encoding serine/threonine-protein kinase 16 codes for MGQSLCVCSRGSMTIDNKKYYFVQKLDEGGFSYVDLVEGAKDGRFYALKRILCHDREGRKEAQTEVEMHQMFSHPNILSLVSHTFVDAGGKTEAWLLLPYMSKGSLWSVLEKLRDKGSSMPEKQILQIFRGICSGLKAIHEKGYAHRDLKPTNVLLDENNKPLLMDLGSMNRARIEVKGSREAMTLQDWAAQRCTISYRAPELFHVESHCIIDERTDIWSLGCVLYCMMMLEGPYDLVFQKGDSVALAVQNPVSIPPSCRYSSGLQVLLSSIMVSNPQERPNISWVLDQVQDLQNRSPNTETNMV; via the exons ATGGGGCAGTCGTTGTGTGTATGTTCCCGTGGCTCCATGACCAttgacaacaaaaaatattattttgttcaGAAACTTGATGAAGG agGCTTCAGCTATGTTGACCTGGTTGAAGGGGCAAAAGATGGGCGTTTTTACGCCCTGAAGAGAATCTTGTGTCATGACCGGGAAGGTCGCAAGGAGGCTCAGACCGAAGTGGAAATGCATCAGATGTTCAGTCATCCCAACATCCTAAGCTTGGTGTCACACACTTTCGTCGATGCTGGAGGGAAGACGGAAGCCTGGCTCCTTTTGCCGTATATGAGT AAAGGAAGTCTGTGGTCTGTTCTGGAGAAACTAAGAGACAAAGGGAGCTCAATGcctgaaaaacagattttgcaAATCTTCCGTGGAATTTGTTCTGGATTGAAGGCTATTCATGAAAAAGGCTACGCACACAG AGATCTAAAGCCCACAAATGTGCTTCTGGATGAGAATAACAAACCGTTACTGATGGATCTGGGCTCCATGAATCGTGCGAGAATTGAG GTGAAAGGATCCAGAGAGGCCATGACCCTACAGGACTGGGCGGCCCAGCGCTGCACCATTTCCTACAGAGCTCCTGAGCTCTTCCACGTAGAGAGCCACTGCATCATAGATGAGCGCACTGATATCTGG TCGCTCGGCTGTGTGCTGTACTGCATGATGATGTTGGAGGGCCCTTATGATCTGGTGTTTCAGAAGGGCGACAGCGTTGCTCTGGCTGTCCAGAATCCAGTCAGCATCCCGCCATCTTGCAG GTATTCATCAGGTCTGCAGGTGCTGCTCAGCTCCATAATGGTCTCAAATCCCCAAGAGCGACCGAACATCAGTTGGGTGCTTGACCAGGTTCAAGACCTGCAAAATCGCAGTCCGAACACCGAAACCAACATGGTCTGA